One Mercurialis annua linkage group LG3, ddMerAnnu1.2, whole genome shotgun sequence DNA window includes the following coding sequences:
- the LOC126672532 gene encoding uncharacterized protein LOC126672532, with protein sequence MTMASNAYKTQIGTSDRTVAELLIAGFSGQLKGWWDYYLTKIHQLDILNVVQVSDEGGPVPNELGNPIQDAVSTLIFAIPLHLIGDSTHLKDKNADLLSNLRCKKLSDFQWYKSTFLSRVVLREDSNQPFWKEKFLAGLPTLLGEKFNTKTRSRDLSRSQTPKTSKMGIKKNRGTKSVSKRFRDFRPRSKDKNHDTHHKKHYYKKPYRKSFRKQYDKPKTNKANLKDITCYKCGKKGHISKYCRVSRKIQELHLEGEVLDRIEALVAYSSDSETEMSSEGQNPQLYELVTTFSSSSDSNSDDDYESKHVNVLIKEQNLILDVIQHISNPQKQKKCLDQLKKSLEEEPKL encoded by the exons ATGACTATGGCATCCAATGCTTATAAAACCCAAATAGGAACCTCCGATAGGACTGTAGCTGAACTCCTTATAGCAGGATTTTCAGGACAACTCAAAGGATGGTGGGATTATTATCTTACAAAGATCCACCAATTAGATATTCTAAATGTTGTTCAGGTAAGTGATGAAGGAGGACCTGTTCCAAATGAACTAGGAAATCCTATTCAAGATGCTGTGTCAACTCTTATATTTGCTATACCATTACACTTAATAGGAGATTCCACACATCTTAAAGATAAAAACGCAGACCTTTTGTCAAACCTTAGATGTAAAAAACTTAGTGATTTCCAATGGTATAAATCAACATTTCTCTCAAGAGTCGTGCTTAGGGAAGACTCTAACCAACCATTTTGGAAAGAAAAGTTCTTGGCCGGTCTCCCAACCCTGTTAGGAGAAAAG TTTAACACAAAAACAAGGTCTAGAGATCTGTCAAGATCTCAAACTCCAAAAACATCTAAAATGGGAAttaagaaaaa CAGAGGAACAAAAAGTGTGTCTAAAAGATTTAGAGATTTTCGTCCTAGATCCAAAGATAAAAACCATGATACTCATCATAAAAAACATTATTACAAAAAACCTTACAGAAAATCTTTCAGAAAACAATATGATAAGCCTAAAACAAATAAAGCCAACTTAAAAGATATTACTTGTTACAAATGTGGTAAGAAAGGCCATATATCTAAATATTGCAGAGTATCTAGGAAAATCCAGGAACTTCATTTAGAAGGTGAAGTCCTAGATCGAATAGAAGCCTTGGTAGCATATTCTTCTGACTCTGAAACTGAAATGTCTTCAGAAGGTCAAAATCCTCAATTGTACGAACTAGTTACTACTTTTTCGTCTAGTTCTGATTCTAActctgatgatgattatgaatcAAAGCATGTCAATGTTCTTATAAAGGAACAAAACCTGATCTTAGATGTAATCCAGCATATTAGTAATCCTCAAAAGCAGAAAAAATGTCTAGATCAGCTCAAAAAATCCTTAGAAGAAGAACCTAAACTGTAG